The proteins below come from a single Oleidesulfovibrio alaskensis DSM 16109 genomic window:
- a CDS encoding ABC transporter ATP-binding protein, with protein MSTDSEHLGVRGLKVAYGDFVLMRDVSFSIRRGDIFVIMGGSGCGKSTLLKVLVGLKSPDEGQVLYEGQSLWQADAGARRDMLRKTGMLYQSGALWSSLSLAENVALPLEQYTSLNKKEIRELAEFKLALVGLAGFADFYPSEISGGMRKRAGLARAMALDPEILFFDEPSAGLDPVSAYLLDELILEIRESLDATVVLVTHELPSIFAIGTNSIFLDVSRRTMTASGNPKTLLNTSDDPALIRFLTRGQGHVQEVR; from the coding sequence ATGAGCACAGATTCAGAACACCTTGGTGTACGCGGGCTTAAAGTGGCCTATGGTGATTTTGTTCTGATGCGGGATGTGTCCTTCAGCATCAGGCGGGGGGATATTTTTGTCATTATGGGGGGCAGCGGTTGCGGCAAGAGTACTCTTCTTAAGGTTCTTGTGGGGTTGAAAAGCCCTGATGAAGGACAGGTGCTGTATGAGGGGCAAAGCCTGTGGCAGGCTGATGCCGGCGCACGGCGCGACATGCTGCGCAAAACCGGCATGCTGTACCAGAGCGGCGCATTGTGGAGCTCGCTTTCTCTGGCTGAAAACGTTGCTTTGCCGCTGGAACAGTATACTTCCTTGAATAAAAAGGAAATCCGCGAGCTTGCTGAATTCAAGCTTGCACTGGTGGGATTAGCAGGATTTGCTGACTTTTACCCTTCTGAAATCAGCGGCGGAATGCGCAAGCGGGCCGGATTGGCCAGAGCCATGGCTCTTGACCCTGAAATCCTCTTTTTTGACGAGCCTTCAGCCGGTCTGGATCCGGTCAGCGCGTACCTGCTGGATGAACTGATACTGGAAATCCGCGAATCATTGGATGCCACTGTTGTCCTTGTGACACACGAATTGCCCAGTATTTTTGCCATTGGCACTAATTCCATTTTTCTGGATGTGAGCAGGCGTACAATGACTGCTTCCGGAAATCCCAAAACATTATTAAATACTTCTGATGATCCGGCATTGATCAGGTTCCTGACCCGCGGTCAGGGACATGTGCAGGAGGTACGGTGA